Proteins co-encoded in one Candidatus Paracaedibacteraceae bacterium genomic window:
- a CDS encoding acyloxyacyl hydrolase, protein MKGFFLITLCLSSAQAALSVSQIKVGVLRNDVRGLDLHHHYEKGNNINIETLFPELSGGFWDWIFNPEPAFGLNINTYGATSHIYGGINWTIHMGQFVLEPQIGGEVHNGKTNHSSTKKHALGSRILFHESLSFGYKITNKWTGYLTIDHASNARITQPNPGITSVGLRIGYRF, encoded by the coding sequence GTGAAGGGATTTTTTTTAATAACATTGTGTCTGAGTTCTGCCCAAGCAGCCTTAAGCGTGTCACAAATCAAAGTCGGCGTTTTACGCAATGATGTTCGAGGCCTTGATCTACATCATCATTATGAAAAAGGTAATAACATTAATATCGAAACGCTATTCCCGGAATTATCCGGCGGTTTCTGGGATTGGATCTTCAATCCGGAACCAGCTTTTGGCCTCAATATCAATACCTATGGTGCAACAAGCCACATCTATGGGGGCATCAACTGGACAATTCATATGGGGCAATTTGTTTTGGAACCACAAATTGGTGGCGAAGTTCACAACGGAAAAACGAACCATAGTTCGACGAAAAAACATGCCCTCGGATCACGAATTTTATTCCACGAATCCCTATCTTTCGGTTATAAAATCACGAATAAATGGACAGGTTACCTAACAATTGACCATGCGTCAAACGCCCGCATAACACAACCCAATCCAGGTATCACCAGTGTTGGCCTCAGGATTGGCTATCGCTTTTAA
- a CDS encoding heme exporter protein CcmB codes for MFTSWAKLIILYLIVGVICTFPLSQSLTKIHIPFVLMILGIIVFMSYFQGTFFEDFQDDHLAWCLAHKMPPLSLISQKLWASFLYLIVPLCIAYVFNLLFWIPSAQLPIYLTAFSLTLLSLSGWCLLLTLIQGKNQSILAIFILPLAIPSLLIAQSLFSAIALGQEASYYLAMQGGIALFSTAISALLSPFIIRSMSW; via the coding sequence ATGTTTACGTCTTGGGCCAAACTCATAATATTATACCTGATTGTTGGGGTTATTTGTACATTCCCCCTTAGCCAATCCCTCACCAAAATACACATCCCATTTGTTCTGATGATTTTGGGTATCATTGTTTTTATGAGCTATTTTCAAGGAACGTTCTTTGAAGATTTTCAGGATGATCATCTTGCTTGGTGCCTGGCACATAAAATGCCCCCTCTATCTTTAATCAGTCAAAAATTATGGGCAAGCTTCCTTTATTTAATCGTACCATTATGTATTGCTTATGTCTTTAATCTGCTCTTTTGGATTCCCTCAGCCCAATTACCAATCTATCTAACAGCGTTTAGCCTAACCCTATTAAGCCTAAGCGGGTGGTGTTTGTTGTTAACCCTGATTCAAGGAAAAAACCAGTCAATCTTAGCGATTTTCATCCTCCCTCTTGCAATTCCTTCACTGTTGATTGCTCAATCCTTATTCTCAGCCATTGCCCTAGGACAAGAAGCAAGTTATTATCTAGCTATGCAAGGGGGGATTGCATTGTTTTCCACGGCTATCTCTGCTCTGCTCAGTCCGTTTATTATTCGATCAATGTCGTGGTGA
- a CDS encoding glycine zipper 2TM domain-containing protein: MKKILMLSAAVLSAANLTGCAPKIGGNDYSVAGSGEISDTKRGIIIGKRIVNINAKDPEHQNDPSVGALAGGVGGAVAGSNVGKGHGAVAATAIGAIAGAVAGHFAEQKLTEQQGFEYQVELDNGQILTLAQGADLDMPVGQRVLVITPMKSGNTTTIYMGGRTNTSRARIVPDNTRR; encoded by the coding sequence ATGAAAAAGATCCTTATGCTTTCAGCCGCAGTTCTTTCAGCTGCCAATTTAACAGGTTGTGCTCCTAAAATTGGTGGGAATGATTATTCAGTTGCAGGTTCAGGCGAAATCAGCGATACCAAACGCGGCATTATTATCGGAAAACGCATTGTTAATATTAATGCAAAAGATCCAGAACATCAAAATGATCCAAGTGTTGGTGCCCTTGCCGGTGGTGTGGGTGGTGCTGTTGCAGGATCTAATGTCGGCAAAGGACATGGCGCCGTTGCCGCAACCGCTATTGGTGCAATTGCTGGTGCAGTTGCTGGCCACTTTGCTGAACAAAAACTAACGGAACAACAAGGTTTCGAATACCAAGTTGAACTCGATAACGGTCAAATCTTGACTTTGGCACAGGGCGCAGACCTTGACATGCCAGTCGGACAACGTGTTCTTGTGATTACGCCAATGAAATCCGGCAACACAACGACCATTTATATGGGCGGACGCACCAACACAAGTCGTGCTCGTATTGTTCCCGATAATACCCGCCGCTAA
- the ccmE gene encoding cytochrome c maturation protein CcmE: protein MTKQQKNRLVWLSLVALAILGGSIFIFSALNQSMMYFVNPTELLEKPYGISLRLGGMVEKGSILRKNQDMKINFNVTDFTTTIPVVYHGITPDLFQEGQGVVADGTWDGTVFVATKILAKHDENYMPPTITK, encoded by the coding sequence ATGACCAAACAACAAAAGAATCGCCTTGTTTGGCTGAGTCTTGTTGCTCTTGCTATTCTAGGCGGATCCATCTTTATTTTCTCTGCCTTAAATCAATCGATGATGTATTTCGTTAACCCAACCGAACTTTTAGAGAAACCATACGGGATCTCTTTGAGATTAGGGGGGATGGTCGAAAAAGGATCAATTCTGCGTAAAAATCAGGATATGAAAATTAACTTTAATGTTACCGACTTCACAACAACAATTCCTGTGGTTTATCATGGAATTACGCCGGACTTATTTCAAGAGGGTCAGGGGGTTGTTGCTGATGGAACATGGGATGGTACTGTGTTTGTCGCCACAAAAATTTTGGCCAAGCATGATGAAAATTATATGCCGCCAACGATAACCAAATAG
- a CDS encoding nucleotidyltransferase domain-containing protein, whose protein sequence is MNLYKYAFFQKLTRINTIQEIWLYGSFARGDSNRNSDIDLAIVGQNLSQEDWQIA, encoded by the coding sequence GTGAATCTCTATAAATACGCATTTTTCCAAAAACTCACCAGGATTAATACTATACAAGAGATTTGGCTTTATGGATCTTTTGCTCGTGGTGATTCAAATAGGAACTCTGATATTGACCTCGCTATAGTTGGCCAAAACTTATCTCAAGAAGACTGGCAGATCGCTTAA
- a CDS encoding rhodanese-like domain-containing protein, whose protein sequence is MSKEITAQQLKQMLEKREELTLVDLRPSWEQQLCAIDGSMNVPMDDLPMYMHELPQDKTIVMVCHHGSRSRQAAAFLKGCGYNKVVCLSGGIDTWAKDIDKEMKRY, encoded by the coding sequence ATGAGCAAAGAAATTACAGCCCAGCAGCTTAAGCAAATGTTAGAAAAACGCGAAGAACTCACGCTGGTCGATCTTCGACCATCTTGGGAACAGCAACTTTGTGCCATCGACGGAAGTATGAATGTTCCGATGGACGACCTTCCCATGTATATGCACGAACTGCCCCAAGACAAAACGATTGTCATGGTCTGTCACCATGGTTCACGCAGCCGTCAAGCAGCCGCCTTTTTAAAAGGTTGCGGTTATAATAAAGTTGTTTGTCTTTCTGGTGGTATTGACACTTGGGCCAAAGACATAGACAAAGAAATGAAGCGTTATTAG
- a CDS encoding L,D-transpeptidase family protein, with protein sequence MIRTTFLTIIGAILLITQTESASSSINIPDNSINRIIVYKSDRKLELRSDDNVIKTYRIALGKNPTGHKQRQGDNKTPEGTYKISGKNPNSKFHKSLRISYPNEQDILCAKNNCVNPGRDIMIHGLDKKSSWIGKAHVARDWTHGCIAVSNDEIDEIYRTTKVGATIQIHA encoded by the coding sequence ATGATTAGAACAACATTCCTAACCATCATCGGGGCCATTCTGTTGATTACACAGACAGAATCGGCCTCTTCTTCTATTAACATCCCCGATAATTCTATCAATAGAATTATCGTGTATAAATCTGATCGTAAATTAGAACTTCGATCTGACGACAATGTCATTAAAACCTATCGTATTGCCTTAGGTAAAAACCCAACTGGGCATAAACAACGCCAAGGGGATAATAAAACTCCCGAGGGGACCTATAAAATATCAGGTAAAAACCCAAATAGTAAATTTCACAAATCCCTTAGAATATCTTATCCCAATGAACAAGATATCCTTTGTGCTAAAAATAACTGTGTCAATCCGGGGAGAGACATCATGATCCATGGACTGGACAAAAAATCATCATGGATTGGTAAAGCGCATGTTGCTCGGGACTGGACCCACGGATGTATAGCTGTATCCAATGATGAAATAGATGAAATTTATCGCACAACTAAAGTAGGCGCAACTATCCAAATCCATGCCTAG
- the ccmC gene encoding heme ABC transporter permease CcmC, with translation MLKFLQTPTNLLAWSQKWQKLTLALGLSLISIGLWLALFWSPIDSVQGETVRIMYIHVPASWGAMMTYFAMAITSGYAFIKQNPMAHWVTRAMAPVGLVLCLMSLITGAIWGKPTWGDWWVWDARLTSMLILCLLYASYMVTVHVIKPEQQALKISAILAIIGSINLPIIKWSVTWWHTLHQPASILRLSKPAIHWMMMLPLFVMAFGLAFICFYLFLQILQNELHHRKLVAQLLRKSE, from the coding sequence ATGCTTAAGTTTCTTCAGACCCCAACAAACCTCTTGGCCTGGAGCCAAAAATGGCAAAAACTCACTTTAGCCCTTGGCCTCTCATTAATCAGCATTGGTCTTTGGCTAGCCTTGTTTTGGTCTCCCATTGATTCTGTCCAAGGCGAAACTGTTCGCATTATGTACATTCATGTACCTGCCTCGTGGGGAGCCATGATGACTTATTTTGCCATGGCGATAACTTCTGGCTATGCTTTTATTAAACAAAACCCTATGGCTCATTGGGTAACTCGAGCTATGGCTCCTGTTGGTCTTGTCTTGTGTTTAATGAGTTTAATAACCGGTGCAATCTGGGGCAAACCAACTTGGGGAGATTGGTGGGTTTGGGATGCACGCCTCACATCCATGCTCATTTTATGCTTACTTTACGCATCCTATATGGTTACAGTTCACGTCATAAAGCCAGAGCAACAAGCGCTCAAAATTTCTGCAATTCTAGCAATTATAGGATCGATTAATCTTCCTATTATCAAATGGTCTGTAACTTGGTGGCACACACTTCATCAACCGGCAAGCATTCTAAGACTCTCAAAACCAGCCATACATTGGATGATGATGCTCCCACTTTTTGTCATGGCCTTCGGCCTAGCTTTTATCTGCTTTTATCTGTTTTTACAAATTTTGCAAAATGAATTACATCATCGTAAACTTGTAGCACAGCTCTTAAGGAAAAGTGAATGA
- a CDS encoding heme exporter protein CcmD, protein MTQLFYVYLAYTAALVGFISLTLWIRIKKHKINKQLQALSK, encoded by the coding sequence ATGACTCAACTTTTTTATGTCTATCTCGCCTACACAGCTGCTTTGGTTGGTTTTATTAGCTTGACACTTTGGATAAGAATCAAAAAACACAAAATAAACAAGCAATTACAGGCATTATCAAAATGA
- a CDS encoding TIGR00341 family protein produces MASPLFSAPLSDTERREIGVTVIGRSKLSASYLGMNGLATIVASYGLMQNSPAVIIGAMLIASLLGPIMGLGLAMTYSSPSLLKTSLLSESIGIVWVFFIAYTIGNLQPEFNITPEMYARTAPNVMDLIIAVSGGLAGSYAIMDKKIDAAVVGVAIATALVPPLATCGLLFAKGEYPLATGSFILFFTNVISIIVGAIVIFWFKGFRYENYETKTWIWPVRLSFFVIFTGMTIYLSQVFVNIADTQRFETRIKKIVRQEIQYLPHTYILDVKFFHQKKGRESQMLIYSPSSPTQKTINRIEARIFDELGIKMRLNWTYIHAYDVKLS; encoded by the coding sequence ATGGCATCTCCTCTTTTTTCAGCCCCTTTAAGCGACACAGAACGCCGAGAAATAGGGGTCACAGTCATCGGCCGTTCTAAATTGAGTGCTTCTTATCTTGGGATGAATGGCCTTGCCACCATCGTCGCATCCTATGGGTTGATGCAAAATAGCCCAGCAGTCATTATCGGCGCCATGTTAATTGCATCTCTGTTGGGCCCAATTATGGGTCTTGGCCTTGCAATGACCTATTCAAGTCCCTCTTTGTTAAAAACATCACTATTAAGTGAATCCATTGGTATTGTCTGGGTTTTCTTTATTGCCTATACCATCGGGAATTTACAACCAGAATTTAATATAACACCCGAAATGTATGCCCGCACAGCCCCCAATGTCATGGACCTAATTATTGCAGTCTCAGGCGGTCTTGCAGGCAGTTACGCTATCATGGACAAAAAGATTGACGCAGCCGTTGTCGGCGTTGCCATTGCCACTGCCCTTGTCCCGCCTTTGGCAACATGTGGTCTGTTGTTTGCAAAGGGTGAGTATCCCCTAGCTACAGGAAGTTTCATCCTCTTCTTCACCAACGTCATATCAATTATTGTAGGCGCTATCGTAATTTTTTGGTTTAAGGGATTTCGATATGAAAATTACGAAACAAAAACATGGATTTGGCCTGTAAGACTCTCCTTCTTTGTCATTTTCACAGGTATGACGATTTACCTGAGTCAAGTCTTCGTCAATATTGCCGACACTCAACGTTTTGAAACAAGAATCAAAAAGATTGTTCGACAAGAAATCCAATACCTTCCCCACACCTATATCTTAGATGTGAAATTCTTTCATCAGAAAAAGGGCAGAGAAAGCCAAATGTTGATTTACTCCCCCTCTTCGCCCACTCAAAAAACAATTAACCGTATAGAAGCACGGATCTTTGATGAGTTAGGCATAAAAATGAGGTTGAATTGGACCTATATTCACGCCTACGATGTCAAGTTGTCATAA
- a CDS encoding nucleoside deaminase: protein MNHMSDFMKLALDQARQAQAQDEVPIGAIIVKDGQVIAMAHNLCECLKDPTAHAELLAIQKACSILGEPRLTDCELYVTLEPCAMCAGAISHARLAKVVYAAYDPKGGAVDHGSTVFQSPTCLHRPEVISGVMENESKQLLQSFFIAKR, encoded by the coding sequence ATTAATCATATGTCTGATTTTATGAAACTAGCCTTAGATCAAGCTCGCCAAGCTCAGGCTCAAGATGAAGTCCCTATTGGTGCCATCATTGTTAAAGATGGACAAGTTATTGCCATGGCTCACAACCTATGTGAATGCTTAAAAGACCCAACAGCGCATGCTGAACTTCTGGCAATCCAAAAAGCTTGCTCTATTTTAGGCGAACCCCGCCTGACTGACTGTGAGCTTTACGTGACACTGGAGCCCTGCGCCATGTGTGCAGGAGCTATTAGCCATGCTCGACTCGCTAAGGTGGTCTATGCAGCCTATGACCCCAAAGGAGGGGCAGTAGACCATGGATCAACAGTCTTTCAATCCCCAACATGCCTTCATCGCCCTGAAGTGATTTCCGGCGTTATGGAAAATGAGTCTAAACAATTACTTCAAAGCTTTTTCATTGCAAAGCGATAA
- a CDS encoding Hsp33 family molecular chaperone HslO: MNSFDTVVPFQLENSAVRGRLVRLDEQAWKIIDQHDYPEIVNTYLAQGTALGIALANCFKFDGLFTLQITGDGPLRILVIDIEDQKFVRGCARFDRDQINMISDQDSKNIQKVFGQGTLVFTIDPKTGDDRYQGVVELTGTTLSETTHHFFRQSEQLETGIVLVHATERDSLACAALMIQRLPLAQNVSPEEKDDADDQWIHALSIVGSTTRKELLDPTLSNSDLLYRLFWEGGVRTYDVQTIEARCRCSQVKIKEMLDGFSALDRQEMLFEDKITVTCEFCGVGYSFSEDDF; this comes from the coding sequence ATGAATTCTTTCGATACTGTCGTTCCGTTTCAACTTGAAAACTCAGCCGTCCGTGGCCGACTTGTTCGCCTCGATGAACAAGCGTGGAAAATAATTGATCAACATGATTATCCTGAAATTGTCAACACCTACCTAGCACAAGGAACAGCCCTCGGGATTGCTCTTGCAAATTGCTTTAAATTTGACGGGCTGTTCACCCTGCAAATAACAGGCGATGGTCCTCTTCGTATCCTTGTTATCGACATTGAAGACCAAAAATTCGTTCGAGGCTGTGCCCGCTTTGATCGCGACCAAATAAACATGATCTCTGACCAAGACAGTAAGAACATTCAAAAAGTTTTTGGCCAAGGCACACTTGTCTTTACGATTGACCCAAAAACAGGTGATGACCGCTATCAAGGTGTCGTTGAATTAACAGGAACCACTCTATCCGAAACAACTCATCATTTCTTCCGGCAGTCTGAACAACTTGAAACAGGGATAGTCTTAGTACACGCTACTGAACGAGACTCTTTGGCCTGTGCAGCACTAATGATTCAAAGACTCCCACTTGCCCAAAATGTATCTCCTGAAGAAAAAGACGACGCTGATGATCAGTGGATTCATGCGTTAAGCATTGTCGGTAGCACAACACGTAAAGAATTACTGGACCCTACTCTCTCAAATAGTGATTTACTTTATCGTCTTTTCTGGGAAGGGGGCGTTCGCACTTATGACGTGCAAACAATCGAAGCGCGATGCCGCTGTTCTCAGGTTAAGATCAAAGAGATGTTAGATGGGTTCTCAGCCCTTGACCGCCAAGAAATGTTGTTCGAAGATAAAATAACGGTAACATGTGAATTCTGTGGTGTTGGTTATAGTTTTTCCGAGGATGATTTTTGA
- a CDS encoding nucleotidyltransferase substrate binding protein has protein sequence MEKEFWIDSLNKLGKAVGRLDELVNMPGIDTLDYLRDATIQRFEFTSELYWKVLRKILAYEGLSAVTPRDVLKSSYQAGLITGDAIWLKMLDDRNKTSHVYAEEIIIEIFNRIRHDYIPVFISNYKNLAEKYTNSKSTGVTA, from the coding sequence ATGGAAAAAGAATTCTGGATTGATTCACTGAATAAACTTGGTAAAGCAGTAGGTCGCCTCGATGAATTGGTAAATATGCCCGGCATTGATACCCTTGATTATCTCCGAGATGCGACAATACAACGTTTCGAATTCACAAGTGAACTTTACTGGAAAGTTCTTAGGAAAATTCTGGCCTATGAAGGTTTGTCGGCAGTGACACCCCGTGATGTCCTTAAAAGTTCCTATCAAGCAGGATTAATAACAGGCGATGCGATATGGCTTAAAATGCTCGATGATCGCAACAAGACATCACATGTTTACGCAGAAGAAATCATTATCGAAATTTTTAATCGGATTCGTCACGACTATATTCCGGTATTCATCTCTAACTACAAGAATCTGGCAGAAAAATACACCAATTCTAAAAGCACAGGAGTAACTGCATAA
- a CDS encoding cation:proton antiporter, which produces MHHDIKLIEITLVLVAALVGGLGFVRLKQPPILGYILAGIILGPSGFAYVESRELVETMAELGVLLLLFVVGMELNLRTFKNAWVQTTVCTVMQIIISLVISFGLAPLFGWSLGMSLLLGFVLALSSTAVVVNLLERIGEMKSDSGQLAVGILIAQDLAIVPMILVLRNLNTGSIFDPGLLIKLGSSIAIIAGLIAYLSRKQRVSIPLTQIISGEKDLTPLASLGFCFAAAAISGLMGLSAAYGAFLAGLVLGNTHERIILLETTKPIQSTLLMVFFLSIGLLLDLNFISEHWVMVTVLLFVITIGKTAMNIGILRLLRLPRTQSFLVGVVLSQLGEFAFLLATVGYQSGIIDDHGQKLIVAMTVLSLGFSPIWLASARRIKEHVDSKALSFTKLLIMAFGPEFSWVQHRLRRKQAKLNEIIVDDEDG; this is translated from the coding sequence ATGCACCATGATATAAAACTCATTGAAATTACACTTGTACTCGTTGCGGCACTCGTCGGCGGCTTGGGTTTTGTACGTCTAAAACAACCACCAATCCTCGGATATATCCTTGCGGGAATTATCCTTGGTCCTTCCGGATTTGCTTATGTTGAAAGCCGGGAACTTGTTGAAACCATGGCTGAATTAGGTGTTTTACTCTTGCTTTTTGTTGTCGGGATGGAACTGAATTTACGCACATTCAAAAACGCATGGGTTCAAACGACAGTATGTACAGTTATGCAAATAATTATTAGTCTGGTTATTTCTTTTGGCCTAGCTCCTTTGTTTGGCTGGTCACTGGGCATGTCCTTACTTCTGGGATTTGTATTAGCTCTGTCATCAACAGCTGTTGTTGTCAACTTGCTAGAGCGAATCGGCGAAATGAAATCAGATTCAGGACAATTGGCCGTCGGTATTTTGATTGCACAGGACCTTGCCATTGTCCCGATGATTTTGGTTTTACGTAACCTCAATACAGGATCAATATTTGATCCGGGGTTACTAATTAAGCTGGGATCTTCTATTGCAATTATTGCAGGACTCATCGCGTATTTATCCCGAAAACAACGTGTTAGTATTCCCTTGACTCAAATTATCTCGGGTGAAAAAGATCTCACCCCATTGGCGAGCCTTGGGTTCTGCTTTGCAGCAGCAGCTATTTCGGGGCTGATGGGACTTTCAGCCGCATATGGTGCCTTTTTGGCAGGTCTTGTTCTAGGAAACACCCATGAACGTATTATTTTGCTTGAGACAACGAAACCCATTCAAAGCACTTTGTTAATGGTATTCTTCCTGTCTATTGGACTTTTGCTTGACCTCAATTTCATTAGTGAACACTGGGTTATGGTCACGGTCTTGCTGTTTGTCATCACCATTGGCAAAACAGCGATGAATATTGGCATCTTACGGTTACTGCGCCTACCGCGAACACAGTCTTTTTTAGTCGGGGTTGTTCTATCGCAATTGGGTGAATTTGCCTTTTTGCTAGCAACAGTCGGTTATCAATCAGGAATTATCGATGATCACGGTCAAAAACTTATTGTAGCGATGACAGTTCTGTCCTTAGGCTTTAGCCCGATTTGGCTTGCTTCCGCCCGACGCATCAAGGAACACGTTGATTCAAAAGCTTTAAGCTTTACAAAGCTATTAATCATGGCATTTGGTCCTGAGTTTAGTTGGGTGCAACATCGCCTTAGACGCAAACAAGCAAAACTGAATGAGATTATCGTCGATGACGAAGACGGTTAG
- a CDS encoding ribonuclease HII, whose product MTKTVRPTFDLENTCQARVIAGLDEAGCGPLAGPVVAGSLVFFTQEIPDELSSIVNDSKKLTEKKRLKAYDLILSLKGTLLDFGVGIATIEEIDSLNIGRATRLAMERAFSGLQTQPEFALIDGIRKPNLPCPSMTVIKGDATSTSIAAASIIAKVTRDKIMQDLDKLHPSYGWAKNAGYGTAAHIKAIHECGITPHHRKSFEPIKSMVGSPVQMDLFKA is encoded by the coding sequence ATGACGAAGACGGTTAGACCAACTTTTGATCTAGAAAACACCTGTCAAGCTCGAGTTATTGCCGGACTCGATGAGGCAGGATGTGGGCCCCTTGCCGGCCCCGTCGTAGCAGGATCTCTTGTATTTTTCACACAAGAAATCCCAGATGAACTTAGCTCAATCGTTAATGACTCCAAAAAGCTGACTGAAAAAAAACGTCTGAAAGCTTATGATCTAATTCTTTCTTTAAAGGGGACTCTCTTAGATTTTGGCGTCGGGATTGCAACCATTGAAGAAATAGACTCATTAAACATTGGGCGGGCAACGCGTCTTGCTATGGAACGGGCTTTTTCTGGCTTACAAACGCAGCCGGAGTTTGCCCTTATCGACGGTATCCGCAAACCTAATCTGCCATGTCCGTCAATGACTGTCATCAAAGGGGATGCAACATCAACATCTATTGCCGCTGCATCGATTATAGCCAAGGTCACCCGAGATAAAATCATGCAAGATCTCGACAAACTTCACCCGAGTTACGGTTGGGCAAAGAATGCAGGCTATGGTACAGCTGCTCATATCAAAGCCATCCACGAATGCGGCATTACACCTCATCACCGAAAATCCTTTGAGCCAATCAAAAGCATGGTGGGTTCGCCTGTCCAAATGGATTTATTTAAAGCGTAA
- a CDS encoding TolC family outer membrane protein, translating to MLKRYALLIFGLLISTPISAKVTITHKDRTFVDDIQRQTKNVQTLVKNQAQGMLTLVRNSSENKNRGLDDSISQAMIDAYKTNPQIKAQRAAVRALDEGMVQAKAGWRPTINGTLSAGIGRNNYSGDTIDETINRQQTATTAARNQFLSAGVELRQNLFTGGGTVYQTREAKSRVMAARAALADEEQTVLLQACQAYLDLMTNIAELELLKQNEETLRKTLEATIQKYDIGEETLTSKAQAEGRYADAKARRQSAEATLDGSRATFERITFRKPGSLSKPTLPSGIPTSLDEVLERTRLNFPKIIQAMNDEIAARHAVDVRESELLPKLDLIGNSNARRDRNKNRLQGTQFEFNKNPLNDRTWGHSLQVQLTVPLYEAGLTRSQRRQAAETAEQARIGIERIRRESMEQAIQAWNLYKSAHANLEFYRTQVRANQVSLDGTREELNVGSKILLDVLNAINQLVESQRALVQAERDYYLAAYQLLYFMGELTARGQKLKVDYYDPKTHYNATKNRI from the coding sequence ATGCTGAAGAGATACGCGCTTTTAATATTCGGATTGCTCATATCTACACCGATTAGCGCAAAAGTGACGATCACTCACAAAGACCGCACATTTGTTGATGATATTCAGCGCCAAACAAAAAATGTACAAACTCTAGTCAAAAACCAAGCTCAAGGGATGTTAACTCTTGTAAGAAATTCATCAGAAAACAAAAATCGAGGACTTGACGATTCTATTTCACAAGCCATGATTGATGCTTATAAAACAAACCCCCAAATCAAAGCTCAACGTGCTGCTGTTCGGGCTTTGGATGAAGGCATGGTCCAAGCAAAAGCAGGTTGGCGCCCGACAATCAACGGAACGTTATCCGCAGGTATCGGTCGCAATAATTATTCAGGTGACACCATTGACGAAACAATCAACCGTCAACAAACAGCAACAACAGCCGCAAGAAATCAATTTCTCTCAGCAGGTGTTGAATTACGGCAAAATCTCTTTACAGGTGGCGGAACCGTTTACCAAACGCGTGAAGCGAAATCACGCGTCATGGCAGCAAGAGCAGCCCTTGCAGACGAAGAGCAAACCGTTCTTCTCCAAGCCTGTCAAGCCTACCTTGATCTAATGACCAACATTGCTGAACTGGAACTTCTTAAGCAGAACGAAGAAACACTTCGCAAAACCCTAGAAGCCACCATTCAAAAATATGATATCGGGGAAGAAACTCTAACAAGCAAAGCTCAAGCTGAAGGCCGTTATGCCGATGCAAAGGCCCGTCGCCAATCAGCTGAAGCAACTCTCGATGGAAGCCGGGCTACGTTTGAACGCATTACTTTTCGCAAACCCGGGTCATTAAGCAAACCAACCCTACCCTCCGGTATTCCCACATCACTTGATGAAGTCTTAGAACGGACACGTTTAAACTTCCCAAAGATTATTCAAGCCATGAATGACGAAATTGCTGCCCGTCACGCCGTTGACGTTCGCGAAAGTGAGTTATTACCAAAGTTAGATTTAATCGGCAACTCAAACGCCCGTCGCGATCGTAATAAAAACCGCCTGCAAGGAACGCAGTTTGAATTCAACAAGAACCCTCTAAACGATCGAACTTGGGGACATTCCCTGCAAGTTCAATTAACAGTCCCACTCTATGAAGCCGGCCTTACTCGATCCCAACGACGCCAAGCCGCGGAAACAGCAGAACAAGCCCGCATCGGCATAGAACGAATCCGGCGTGAATCAATGGAACAGGCAATCCAAGCTTGGAATCTGTACAAATCTGCCCATGCCAATCTAGAATTTTACCGCACTCAAGTCAGGGCAAACCAAGTCAGCCTTGATGGGACTCGAGAAGAATTAAATGTTGGTTCCAAGATTTTGCTGGATGTTCTCAATGCTATTAATCAGCTTGTTGAATCCCAACGAGCTCTTGTTCAAGCAGAACGTGATTATTATTTAGCAGCCTATCAACTTCTTTATTTCATGGGCGAATTAACAGCACGCGGACAAAAACTCAAAGTTGATTACTACGACCCTAAAACACACTACAACGCAACAAAAAATAGAATCTGA